Genomic DNA from Silene latifolia mitochondrion, complete genome:
TTTGACGTACCCTCTTATTTTTATCTACGAGTCTAAGAGTGAATTTTCTTTCTTCCTTTCTTATATCTAGTGAATCCCAATCTCTTTTAAAATGAGAGATTATCGGGACAGTCTGAATTCGGTCGGGTTCTAGATACTGTTCTAGAAACCAGTCTTTAGTTACAAATTCTTTACCAGCACCCTTATACTTCAGGACGTCTTTCTCAGAGGAATATCTGCTATAGTAGTAAGATTTTGGCGCTAAAAAGACACCCTCTTTGATTTTATCTTCTAACTTAAACTTCCCCAATTCTGTTGAAGATATGAATTCATCTGGAAGAGGGTTACCTAAAACTATAGAGTCTGTGTCAGTGTAGTAGCAATCATCTCTGGATATAAATGGATACATGTAGATCCTAGCTGATGCTGTGATAGCCGCGGATATTTGAACAGCAGCCATCTTCGGAATATAATATTCGGAAGCTCCTTCCCCACGACCCCGTTTGTTTATATATGTTATCATATTAAGATCTTCTTTAATCTTTATATATTTCATTAAACCCTTCGTTTTAAGGATAAGATTCGATCTTTCTTCATCACAAATTTAGGTTTTGGTGGATTCGGGATTGATGCCAAATCGCCCATATAATGAGTTCATTAGGAGTTTATAGATAAAGGATAAGGAGTCATTACCTTCAAGCTTAGCTTTGGATCTACTTTCAAAGAGGTCGTTAACGTATCCAATGAAAGGGCTTTCCATCTTTTCAAAGATGTATCCATTTAGAGGTATTATTTTATATCCAATCTGTCTTGCAAACTTGAGCTCCTCACTATAGTAAACACCAATAAATGTACCCGTTGGAAAGATCAGAGTCCCAGTTTTAGGATCTTTATATGGTAGAAAGGGTTTCTTTATGCTTTCTGGGCATTCTATATAAGCTTCAATGAAACCAAAGATTTCATCTAAATCCATCTTTTCAAAATCAGAATGCCAAACAGGCTTACCTCCAGGCATTGGATATTCCCTCATAATATAAGGATAAAGAGAGTTGACATCATAATAGTAAAGGTCTTTACCGTATGGAAGGTATGCGTCGGTATGCCCACCATAGTATCCACGTCGAATATAATTATCTGTATTTTCATCAGGTATGTGGATATAATGCTTTTTATCGTTGTAAAACCACGAACGAAAGAGAGAGAGAGCGTGTGATGGGGTGGTTAGCTTATCTAATATGTCAGCTTGGTATGCTAGAAAATAAAAATTCTGGAATTTCAACATAATACCACCCAATAGGCGAATATCCTGTTTCATATATGAAATCAAGGTCTCTTTCATTGAAGATATGGTTTCCAGAGTTACTTTTGAAAAGTCAACAGATCCTTTAGAACCATACTCAGGGCATAGATTCTTAGCTAGAGATTGTAGATCATTGGGGAGTAGATGAAGCGAGTCTCTGAAGCGGAATAAAAGTCTCTTTTTCGAATAGACGGCTATCTCATAGATCGTATAATTTCTAATAAGGGCTTTGATTTTTAAATCTTGATGATGTAAGGAGAGATGCTTAATAAGAAAAAGACCATCGAATCGTCCTAAGTTATGAAAATAAATAATATCCATTTTATATTTTTTATTCCGTCTAGCAATTGTTTTAATCCTAAATATAAAATCAAACATCATTTTCTCACTCCTATCTTCAAACTTTGGGAACATTTCTTTATTGTAATCTTCACTGAAGAAAGAATCTATATTCTCAACTAGAGGGACATCTCCCGGGTAAACCTTCAACACACCTATAGCATATGGCACATGAATATCCTCAATAAGGAGAGTTTCGGTATCGGCCACCATAAAAGGCTTTAAACTTGTCTTTTTATACTTATTCAAGGTTGTTATATGAGTAGAATAGACTTTCTTAGTAGAACGAAGGCTTTTTGGCTTTAAATTCTTAACATCAACCTTTTCATCATCATCATGACTCTTCTCATAATAGCATTCATATATCCCTTCTAATCTAGACTTGTAATCTACAATAGGTATAGGTTGTTTTATATTATGTTCAAAATAAACATTAATACTTATTCCTGTAATTAGAAAATCATCATAGAAATCTATTAATTGTAGTAATAAACAATTGACATGATTAGTTATATTGAACTTAGGAAGCACTTCACCATCATCTGTGGTTAGTGGAAAAGCTGTCTTAGAAAGAGGTTTGATTATATTTTCATCATTCTCTTTTTTCATATATAAGATGATATTAGCTTTACAATAAGAATTTATGCTAGGGTAAACATACTTGACTAAGAGATCCATAACCGATATGGTTAGTAGGTCAAACTCGTTGATGAGGATATCCTCATTAAAGATCCGAGATGGGATGATTAACTTTGGATATGGGTTCGAATTCTTTTCTGATTCTGTTACTGAATCCAGTGTCTTTAATAAGACTACTATCTCTTTGAATTTATCATTATCTTTATATTTCTCATTCTTTTTCTCATTTCTTCTTCTTTTATACTGAGTATAGTAATAGTATGGAAAGACTTTCTTTCTATATCTACAATGTAGAACCTTTGGTTTAAGGATCTTATATGATCGAAGGTGTCCACCCTTAATATTGAAGTTAAATTGATTCGAATATTGAAGGTATTTTGCCTTCATATGAAAAAGATGCTTTTTAATCATAACCACCTAAAAAATAGATCAAAAATGAGCATGCATTCTATAAATAATAGAAAAGAACTCATCCAATATATTAGATCATGGGTATCTCACTTTAGTGGGACTGCGAGTGAAGAATGCAAGAGTGAAGTTCAGAGAATTGATGAGTTTTGGGTATCATATTTCATTGAGTTGTTAGAAAAAGAAGAATATAAAATATATAAAGAGAAAGGATCATTAAAAAATGAGATTGTTGATTTAGATAGTCGAACTATCAAAGTACCTAAAGCATTATATGTTAGGGAATATAAAAATAGAGTATATAAAATACTTGAAGAGAATAAGGGTGAAAAAGATCCTCTTAAATTGAAAGAACTTCAGATTCAAATAGAAGAGTTAACAATGACTTTTAATGAAGAAAATCTGTATAAAGAATGTCCTAACATCATGTCTATGCTTACCAAAACAAAGAAGCCTAACGCAAAGGAATTCCTTCGTGGAAAATATAAATTGGATGATTTAGGTAGGATGCAAATCATTGATAATCATAAATCTTTATCAGAGGGGGAAAAGAAGAAGTATGAAAACATACTTGATAGTAATGACCTGGATATATTGAAAGAATTTGGTGATCACACGCTAGAGTGCCTCTTCTCACTGACGTTCCTTTACCTGACCAAGAATCTTTTGTGGGACAGCTATATCGTGGCTTTCTTTTTCATTTTATATTACACTACTGTACTTAATGACCATAATGTTTATAAGTATATGATCTATTTTATCTAATCAATCCCCAAGGGACCCTTAGCCAAAGTCGTACTTCGACCCAGTCCTATCCTGGGCTTCGTTCTGTGAAAGCAGTACAATCTGCATATCCATCCCTCTCTAAGTGAAGGGTCTCATCTTTTCTAGGAGTCAGAAACCTTTACAGGAATGAATTTCTTTATATAGGGTCTGTTCCAAGCATGATCTTTAATCTGGATAAGTAGCAAGAACTTCCTGACATAAAAAGAAAAGGAAACATCACTACGACGAATGCGCACAAGGACGAGGTCTCTATCTAAGACATGTCTTCATTGCTTGACTTTCTAGTTAAGAGTTATAGGGCTTGGCCTGACCTAAGAAATCAGTCTAAATCAGAAATCAGTCTAAATCAGAATCAGAGTTGGGCTTTCCCTTTGCTTTTCTTTTAGTACTTTATTCTGAGTCTTATCTTAGATTAAGAGTTTGCTTAGCACCCTTACTACTGACGACTTGCTATATTCCCACGTATCCTTTGTATAAGTATCCTATAAAAGAAGGTCTAATAAGGGGAAAGACTGAAAGTCACTTCTTTTCTTTTTAATCTAAGCCTAAAGAGAAAGAATGCACTAAGAGAGGAGCTAGACCGACTTCTTAGTCTTGCTAAAGGAGTAGGATTCATAAACTCAAAATAGATTTTAATTTCTTTTTTAAAAAAGGAATGAAACTCAAAAGAAATGAAAAAGGCTGACCTACCCTATGGATAGGAAGGATTGATCCTCTAAGGATAGCCTCATTCCATCGCTATAAGGCGTGTCTACCCGAGCACGCTTACTTAATACAGGTCTAATGAACTATCCCTCTCCGACTAAAAGGGTAGGGACTTACCTGGAATTGACTCACCAAAAAGCACAAACTTAGTCAGAGGCTCTTTCTGTCTATGAAAAGCAAGAGGTGGTTACCTTCTTTCTTTGGTAGAACACACTTAAGTAGCAGGTTTTAGACCTTGCTTGCCCTAGGAGTTTTGGAAACGACTTTTGAGCGAATTACACTTCTTTAAACTTCTTTTTCATCTTTTAAAAGACTTTAGATCTGGGATCGAGAAGGTCAGGAAGAAGTTCGTTTGATTCGTCAGCTGCTTAGGAAGAATGTTCAAAAGCAGAGTTTGCTCCTGGCTTAGAAGGAATGAAAGTGGTCAATCGAGCTTTGCTAGCTATTGCTGCCATATACAACTGGGTGACATGTCAAATGGATGTCTCCAATGCCTTTTCTTCTGTATCAGGTGAGCCGGCAACTGCAAATCTTGCTTCTTCGACTTTGTCTTCACCCGGTGCTTTTTCTGGAAAGAGGAAAGTCAATCCCTCTTCCTTTGGTAGGTTGGTTACCGTTGGTCCATAGACCTTGTACATGCGTGCCGTTGAGGAAAGACTTTAGTTATCCCCTTAAAAAAGAACATAACCTCGGTCTATGTAAACAAAGTTTTGTCTTTTTCATAACTTACCGCTTATGATAAATTTAATTGATTAAATTTCGTGCAAAAACAGAGGAGCGGAATACTGACTGATGGCATGATATTTCGTAGGTAGACGCAGGATTCCACCCTTTTGAGGCATTCTTTGCTTAGCCACCTCGACAAATCCATCCCAGCTCTAGATAGGTGGTCCCTCTCGATCATCAACATCAGCTTCTGTTTCATCATGAACCTCCCGCTCAACCTCTCTTTCTGTCTTGTCTGGTGCACCTACCTCCGGTTCTGTTTCCAGAGGTCTGGCTTGTTCTCATTCGAGAATAGGATGTCGAATCGGATGTATGGGCTTAATAAAACATCTAGCTACATCACGCTCGAAAGCAATTCCCTTGAAAAAATGAACTGGTTTGGCTCGTGCCGTCATTCTTGGGCTTGCCTCGTGCCGTCATTCCCTATCAATCTAATAGGTAATATCAATCATACGAGATCGATTTAGCTGCAATATCGCTATCAGTATCATCGTCCTTTATAATATAATACGAGAGGATCTTTTTCCAGTTGTTAAGAAAGAATATGATTGGGCTCTTGCCCGACTGACGGCTAGCAAGTTAAACTCCTAACACGAGGTTGGTTGAAAAAGAGCCGGGGAACTTACCTACTTTATTCCTCCTTCGATGTGAATATTACATAAGATAATTCTATGAATCACGGGTTTGGCGATCTCTGACATAGATAGAGGGGGCCTTTTCTTTGTATTTGGGGGAAGTAGTAGCTTCTCGGCGGATATAGAGCGCTTACTGCTATGAGTTCCTACTGAAGTAGTCGACTTACTGGCATGAAATCGTATCCCATAATTGCATAGTGTGAAGAAGAGTCGTCCATGAACCTGAAGTTCTTACATGAACAAGTAGAGTATACTAGGGCGCTTAATGGACAAATAACAAAGAATTTTAATTGTCACAGCCTAATCGAACCATTGATAGAAAAGGGAGTTAGCTGAGTGAGTGCAATCAAGGTGCTACGTGCTCTCGACTCCCGTATAATCATAAAGAGAGAATGCGGTATATAAGAATTTTATCTTTTAAAACTGAGTTCAGCGCCCGGACTCAAACTATACCTCGATGAGAAGGTAGCCGAAAGAGCGCTTCTCCGAGAGACATAGTTCGAAAGGGTGCATCCCACGTCCCATTTTCTCGTGGAAAAACCACGGTAAATTTACGCCTTCCTGAATTGGGAGAGCAAGAATCAGTCTTTCTTCATTTATCGAGAGACTTGTAAAAATAAAGCAAAGAATGAAAAAAAAATGCAACCTAATATCCTTCGTCCTCCTCTAACTCTCCCGTTGGTCGAGCTCCTTCGGACCCTCATCTTCCTATTTATAAGCCACAGCTCACTTCGACGTTTCAAATTTCCCATAGAATCTCCGGGGCTTTCCTAGCCACTATCATTTAGTTTTTTAATCTTCTTTGTTTGAATTTGAAAATAGGGTTTATTTGCTTCACTTATGAGAATTTCTACCAATTCTTCTTTTATTCATCAAAGCTCATTCTAATCTCCGTCGAGATTACTGCCTTAGCCCTGTCCTATCATCTGTATAATGGAGTTCGTCATTTATTGACGGATTTTTCGGGATTTCTCTTTCTTAGAATTGGAAGAAAAAGATTGAAATGACTGTTTTCACCTGAGATTTAAAAATCTTATGAAATTTTTTATTTAAATGAAAGCTTATGCCGTAGAAGCTGACATCAGGCTATTGGCCTTTATCTGCATCTTCTTGACTAAAAAAAAAGGGGGGGTTCGCTTTGTTTGGAATGAACTCGCAAAGACTCGACTCGAGGATTTCCCTCGTAGAGTGGCGTCTTTTATAAGACTCGGCTTTCTCAGTGGAACTAAAAAAAGGAGTTTGAGCTCTTTTGGCTTACTTTTTCGGGGCGGCTATCAAAATGTGTCCTAAAGTGACGTCCATTGTTTGGTAATGAGTATACTCGAAAGAAAAGGCTGGGAATTCTACCTCCCCTTATACGCTCTAAAAAGAGATTATGGCATTCCGAAAAGACCTCATTGTGGGATGAAGACCGTAACCTTAGTAACTCAGTGCTCTATACGGGGGAAATGAAAGCAGAATTCGTTCGGATCCTCTCACATGTTCAATCTTTTTTTAGCGGTTTCCCCAGAGATCTTTATCATTAATGCAACCTTCATTTTGCTCATTCATGGAGTTGTTTTTAGTACCTCTAAGAAATATGATTATCCACCGTTAGTTAGTAATGTGGGTTGGCTTGGATTACTTAGTGTTGCGCGCCTAGGAGGGCAGCGCGCCTTGGGATGCGGAGGAGCTATTATCGCCCAGCTCCCTAACCTAATGCGGCACCGGGTTCGGACCGCAGGGAACCGTAGCATGGGAGGACGTCTAATCCTTTTGCCGCCGCAAGGCTGGCTAATCGTACGCAGCAGGCTCGAAGACCCCTGGTTCTGGAAGGCACATGAGTCCGAACGCTATGTTGAATGTGCGACCGACACTACACTACGTAGGTACCTGTGCAGGTAAGGCGTCGGTCGGTCCTAGAAACGGCGGCAGTGGCGCGAGGAGTTAACGAACGGACGTGCTGCAACCTAGGGATCACCAGGCAGCTCTTTCGCTCTATAGGGGTCGAGGGGGCATAGCACAATTCTTCTTGGAGGAAGGTTGGTTTGCCCTGGTGACTGATCCTGCCATAATGTACTCTTACCTATAGAACCGGTAACCGAAGTCGAGCATACATACGACGATCTTCATGCGTGAATAGCCGGGAGGAAAGAAAGGGCGGTAGATGATAATGATAATGAGAAAGGGCCTGCTGATAGAGGTCTGGACGAGCGGGCAGAATGGATGAGCGAAGAGTGGGAAATATCCCGAGTCTCATGTAAGATCGAGGGACGGAAGAGGCTCGCATAAGAATGAGAAGTCGGGAGAGGGGCGGAAGAGGAACTGGGGGACCTTCTCGAGCACAGGTTCTGAAAGAAAGAGATAGAGCTAACCTATTCGTTATGGGGAATCAATGCTCCGGACCGAATAGAGCTTACCTACGGCACCTGGCTTTCTCTCGTAAAGCCAAAGACGCCCCAAGACAAAGTACAACTGTTGGGAAGAGGACATGATCAATAGAACCTGGCTGGATCCGGGCTGGGATAGTGGCGCCCATTCCTAACCAGTTCCTAAAAGGTTCGCTCATCTTACTTATTATAAGAGGCTGAAAAGCTTAGCGATCGGTCCGCTAGTTCACGCAAATTCGAAGAAGTTATCACGGACGAGCCACATGCGGGGAAACTTGCACGTGTGGTTCTGGCCGGGCTTTCCCCAGGTATCTAATAACCTTGCTT
This window encodes:
- the dpo gene encoding DNA polymerase (similar to DNA polymerase found in plant mitochondrial plasmids) — its product is MIKKHLFHMKAKYLQYSNQFNFNIKGGHLRSYKILKPKVLHCRYRKKVFPYYYYTQYKRRRNEKKNEKYKDNDKFKEIVVLLKTLDSVTESEKNSNPYPKLIIPSRIFNEDILINEFDLLTISVMDLLVKYVYPSINSYCKANIILYMKKENDENIIKPLSKTAFPLTTDDGEVLPKFNITNHVNCLLLQLIDFYDDFLITGISINVYFEHNIKQPIPIVDYKSRLEGIYECYYEKSHDDDEKVDVKNLKPKSLRSTKKVYSTHITTLNKYKKTSLKPFMVADTETLLIEDIHVPYAIGVLKVYPGDVPLVENIDSFFSEDYNKEMFPKFEDRSEKMMFDFIFRIKTIARRNKKYKMDIIYFHNLGRFDGLFLIKHLSLHHQDLKIKALIRNYTIYEIAVYSKKRLLFRFRDSLHLLPNDLQSLAKNLCPEYGSKGSVDFSKVTLETISSMKETLISYMKQDIRLLGGIMLKFQNFYFLAYQADILDKLTTPSHALSLFRSWFYNDKKHYIHIPDENTDNYIRRGYYGGHTDAYLPYGKDLYYYDVNSLYPYIMREYPMPGGKPVWHSDFEKMDLDEIFGFIEAYIECPESIKKPFLPYKDPKTGTLIFPTGTFIGVYYSEELKFARQIGYKIIPLNGYIFEKMESPFIGYVNDLFESRSKAKLEGNDSLSFIYKLLMNSLYGRFGINPESTKT
- the rpo gene encoding RNA polymerase (similar to RNA polymerase found in plant mitochondrial plasmids); translation: MKKMLFNHNHLKNRSKMSMHSINNRKELIQYIRSWVSHFSGTASEECKSEVQRIDEFWVSYFIELLEKEEYKIYKEKGSLKNEIVDLDSRTIKVPKALYVREYKNRVYKILEENKGEKDPLKLKELQIQIEELTMTFNEENLYKECPNIMSMLTKTKKPNAKEFLRGKYKLDDLGRMQIIDNHKSLSEGEKKKYENILDSNDLDILKEFGDHTLECLFSLTFLYLTKNLLWDSYIVAFFFILYYTTVLNDHNVYKYMIYFI